A stretch of Arachis hypogaea cultivar Tifrunner chromosome 15, arahy.Tifrunner.gnm2.J5K5, whole genome shotgun sequence DNA encodes these proteins:
- the LOC112748005 gene encoding uncharacterized protein, with amino-acid sequence MVKHRLRDSMKSLFKSYIDPEKEAQLKGAKGEIQDKVKRILKLIKDEHLEEDDAPLELSKKESLVKLIEDFHIQYQSLYAKYDNLTDELRKKIIGKKGKESFSSSSDSDSDYSSMDKDSKNGQLENEFQKTINGMKQELQTAQREVAELNQKLTMTSEEKQDLMKKLESTENESSSKIANLSSQINNLLAEMGKLHAQKTETEEEMNKATAQMMVLTTQVDNLQRDLLLLQKEKEEMILHCERAAKSFLMLEDERNGFATKALDLNRALEEREDAYEKLNEEYMQVDNWYKECKAKLEAAEKKIQVMTEEFHEDIGSKDQMIADLEQTTEDLKRDLEEKGDEINTLHENISILEVKLRMSNQKLRVADQLLSEKEEGFRKAEEKFHNDQRSLEERIAKLSATIAIQEDAYQEIVFGIKESVNSVMTGTENIVWKFEDECKNYENYISNMSHELHIARNYVREMNKEKVQLKEKINHLEEQLQDKKKQELDLRQMVKKLDEKAREEELAKKNLRTNVVQLENTIGELQKLVKEKDQGMLQLAEEKREAIRQLCLGIDYHRSRYKTLMDVVSRTRRG; translated from the exons ATGGTGAAACATCGGTTGAGAGATTCTATGAAATCTTTATTTAAAAGCTACATCGACCCTGAAAAGGAAGCGCAGCTGAAAGGAGCTAAAGGAG AAATTCAAGACAAGGTGAAAAGAATATTGAAACTTATTAAAGATGAACATCTTGAAGAGGATGATGCTCCATTAGAACTTTCTAAGAAGGAATCACTTGTTAAATTGATAGAGGATTTCCACATTCAATACCAATCACTCTATGCAAAGTATGATAATCTAACAGATGAGTTGAGGAAAAAGATCATTggcaagaaaggaaaggagagttTTTCTTCCAGCTCAGACTCGGATTCTGATTATTCTTCAATGGACAAAGACAGCAAAAATGGACAACTGGAAAAtgaatttcaaaagacaattaatGGCATGAAGCAAGAACTTCAAACAGCACAGAGGGAAGTTGCGGAATTAAATCAGAAGTTGACAATGACAAGTGAAGAGAAACAGGATCTAATGAAGAAACTTGAAAGTACTGAGAATGAGTCGTCTTCTAAAATAGCAAATTTATCATCTCAAATAAACAATCTGCTGGCCGAAATGGGTAAACTACATGCTCAGAAAACTGAAACTGAGGAAGAGATGAACAAAGCTACAGCACAAATGATGGTGCTCACTACCCAAGTTGACAACCTGCAAAGAGACTTACTATTGTtgcagaaagagaaagaagaaatgaTACTCCACTGTGAAAGAGCTGCAAAAAGTTTTTTAATGTTAGAGGATGAGAGAAATGGGTTTGCAACCAAAGCTTTGGATCTTAACAGAGCATTGGAAGAACGAGAAGATGCATATGAGAAGTTAAATGAAGAGTATATGCAAGTAGATAATTGGTATAAGGAATGCAAGGCGAAACTAGAAGCTGCAGAGAAGAAGATCCAAGTAATGACAGAAGAATTTCATGAAGACATTGGCTCAAAGGACCAGATGATAGCAGATTTGGAACAAACAACAGAAGACTTGAAAAGAGACCTTGAAGAGAAAGGAGATGAAATTAATACTTTACATGAGAATATTAGCATCCTTGAGGTTAAGCTTCGTATGTCAAACCAAAAGCTCCGGGTTGCTGATCAATTGCTAAGTGAGAAAGAGGAGGGCTTCAGGAAAGCAGAAGAGAAGTTCCATAACGATCAGAGATCACTTGAAGAGAGGATTGCCAAATTGTCAGCAACTATTGCTATTCAGGAGGATGCTTATCAGGAAATTGTGTTTGGCATTAAAGAAAGTGTGAACAGTGTGATGACTGGAACCGAAAATATTGTGTGGAAATTTGAGGATGAGTGTAAAAATTATGAGAACTATATCTCAAACATGTCACATGAGCTTCACATTGCAAGGAACTATGTCAGGGAGATGAACAAGGAAAAAGTGCAACTGAAGGAGAAAATAAACCATTTGGAGGAGCAACTACAGGATAAAAAGAAGCAGGAGTTGGATTTGAGGCAGATGGTGAAGAAGTTAGATGAAAAGGCAAGAGAGGAGGAACTAGCGAAGAAGAATCTAAGGACAAATGTAGTTCAACTTGAGAACACTATTGGAGAGCTACAAAAATTGGTGAAAGAGAAAGACCAAGGTATGTTGCAGTTGGCTGAGGAGAAGAGGGAGGCCATTAGGCAGCTGTGTCTGGGAATCGATTATCATCGCAGTCGTTATAAGACTCTCATGGACGTTGTATCAAGGACTCGCAGAGGCTAG
- the LOC140179133 gene encoding uncharacterized protein: MKKQADSHRRDMKFNLGDWVLLKNKPYRQRSLSLEPHNKLRKRYYGPYKVIQKVGKVAYRLELPESCALYPVFHVLVLKPFHGPPPVSVPSAAKLPSSLQPRPAAIIASRVVSTPTRPRTELLIDWEGVPRHETT; encoded by the coding sequence ATGAAGAAGCAAGCTGATTCACATAGAAGGGACATGAAATTTAACCTTGGGGATTGGGTTTTACTCAAGAATAAACCCTATAGGCAGCGCTCCCTATCCTTGGAACCACATAATAAACTGCGAAAGAGATATTATGGTCCCTACAAAGTCATTCAGAAGGTAGGGAAGGTGGCTTACCGGTTGGAGTTGCCGGAGTCGTGTGCCCTTTATCCGGTCTTTCATGTGTTAGTGCTGAAACCCTTCCACGGTCCTCCGCCAGTGTCAGTGCCATCTGCAGCTAAATTACCGTCTTCCCTGCAGCCACGCCCAGCAGCCATCATAGCAAGTCGTGTTGTCTCCACTCCGACAAGACCTCGAACTGAACTCCTTATTGATTGGGAAGGAGTTCCTCGCCATGAGACCACATGA